One stretch of Synergistales bacterium DNA includes these proteins:
- a CDS encoding DUF4115 domain-containing protein codes for MSEEQLSLQELGERLRRLREEQGYSIQEVAEGIRVRDIFIQAIEEGRIDDLPSTVYARGFIRNYLSFLKVDELWDSYREVLPPVKSVDVASSVGTYAPPPKGFKRVPRWGLYVLVVVLVISGYYSWNKREAIREAFTRTHDTQTVTEEAQNDGETLISGDQLNLALVTTSDEVSPDVPSADPALSPDETPAATVASPDSADRVRSGDMAWLDQIDGEREQPRQEEQQEKTLTIRCTGRCWTRVRQGEEQLYVGTLEEGDTRSFPMDAVLSLRLGNAGVIVANWEGRDPEPLGYDGEVATVRIYPDGTIEKD; via the coding sequence ATGAGCGAGGAACAGCTTTCCCTTCAGGAACTGGGTGAGCGCCTGCGGAGGTTGAGAGAGGAGCAGGGATACTCGATCCAGGAGGTTGCCGAGGGTATCCGGGTTCGGGACATCTTCATCCAGGCGATCGAGGAAGGGCGTATCGACGACCTTCCGTCGACAGTCTATGCACGGGGATTTATCCGAAACTATCTCTCCTTCCTCAAGGTTGACGAATTGTGGGATTCCTACAGGGAAGTCTTGCCGCCGGTGAAGAGTGTGGACGTCGCCTCTTCCGTGGGGACCTATGCCCCGCCTCCGAAGGGCTTCAAACGTGTTCCCCGGTGGGGGCTGTACGTCCTTGTGGTGGTGCTCGTGATCTCGGGGTATTATTCATGGAACAAACGGGAGGCCATACGGGAGGCCTTCACAAGGACCCACGATACCCAGACGGTGACGGAGGAGGCGCAAAACGATGGAGAGACCCTGATCTCCGGGGACCAGTTGAATCTCGCTCTTGTCACCACCTCCGACGAGGTCTCTCCGGATGTTCCCTCGGCAGATCCTGCGCTCTCTCCCGATGAAACGCCGGCGGCGACGGTTGCATCGCCGGATTCGGCGGACAGGGTGCGGAGTGGGGATATGGCATGGCTTGACCAGATCGACGGGGAGCGTGAACAGCCCCGGCAGGAGGAGCAGCAGGAAAAGACACTGACAATACGGTGTACGGGGCGCTGCTGGACCAGGGTCCGGCAGGGTGAAGAGCAGTTGTATGTCGGGACGCTGGAAGAGGGGGATACCAGGAGCTTCCCCATGGATGCCGTGCTGTCGCTCCGTCTGGGCAATGCCGGGGTTATCGTAGCCAACTGGGAGGGGCGCGATCCGGAGCCCCTGGGGTACGACGGCGAGGTGGCCACGGTGCGTATCTATCCCGATGGAACAATTGAAAAGGACTAG
- the rimO gene encoding 30S ribosomal protein S12 methylthiotransferase RimO, whose amino-acid sequence MEQLKRTSYPEVAIVSLGCAKNQVDSENLAGILHRAGCTIVAEPSQAETVIVNTCGFIEAAIRESVEVILDLEERKERGEIQAIAVVGCLVNRYEDELREELPTVDYWARSEEWSMLCGALTKEASPAGENRQRLLPGYPWWTRYLKVADGCDNRCTYCTIPSIRGPLRSLPEKRIVDEAEQLVRCGARELCLVGQDIASYGKEQGPSRLAGLLEMLSSALPEDIWIRLLYLHPDNIPPHFWERLAALPQVLPYADIPVQHSHPAILQRMNRNPDTERLHALLRAPRDLDEGFALRTTTMVGFPGETEEMFDSLLATIAEIKFDNLGVFCFSPEEGTPAATFPDPVDRETAEERKERVLELQEAIALERSEAMVGAELDVLVEGYHREDGLLWGRSYRDAPEVDGSVVVAAPEDAVTPGERIPVVIEEALGYELRGRIREA is encoded by the coding sequence ATGGAACAATTGAAAAGGACTAGTTACCCCGAGGTGGCCATCGTCAGCCTGGGCTGTGCGAAAAACCAGGTTGACAGCGAGAACCTTGCAGGCATCCTCCACAGAGCGGGATGCACGATTGTCGCTGAACCCTCGCAAGCGGAGACGGTGATTGTGAACACCTGCGGCTTCATCGAGGCTGCGATTCGGGAGAGCGTAGAGGTGATCCTCGATCTGGAGGAGCGGAAGGAGCGGGGGGAGATCCAGGCCATCGCTGTTGTGGGATGCCTGGTGAACCGTTACGAAGACGAGCTTCGGGAGGAGCTCCCCACGGTCGACTACTGGGCCCGGAGCGAGGAGTGGAGCATGCTCTGCGGGGCCCTGACGAAGGAAGCGTCACCGGCGGGGGAGAACAGACAGCGGCTTCTCCCCGGATATCCGTGGTGGACGCGCTATCTCAAGGTGGCGGACGGGTGCGACAACCGGTGTACCTACTGTACGATTCCTTCCATACGGGGCCCGTTGCGGAGCCTCCCCGAAAAGCGCATCGTCGACGAGGCGGAACAGCTGGTTCGTTGCGGTGCCCGGGAGCTCTGTCTGGTGGGGCAGGACATTGCCTCCTATGGGAAAGAGCAGGGGCCTTCCCGACTCGCGGGCCTTCTTGAGATGCTTTCTTCGGCGTTGCCGGAGGATATCTGGATCCGGCTTCTGTACCTCCATCCCGACAATATCCCCCCTCACTTCTGGGAACGCCTGGCGGCACTCCCACAGGTACTCCCCTATGCGGACATCCCTGTCCAGCACAGTCATCCCGCCATACTGCAACGTATGAACCGGAATCCCGATACGGAGCGGTTGCACGCCCTTTTGCGCGCCCCCAGGGATCTGGATGAGGGGTTTGCGTTGCGCACGACCACTATGGTGGGATTCCCCGGTGAGACCGAGGAGATGTTTGATTCACTCCTTGCCACGATAGCGGAGATCAAGTTCGATAATCTGGGGGTATTCTGCTTTTCCCCCGAGGAAGGCACACCGGCTGCAACCTTTCCCGATCCTGTGGACCGGGAGACAGCGGAAGAACGGAAGGAACGGGTGCTGGAGCTCCAGGAGGCCATAGCCCTTGAGCGGAGCGAGGCCATGGTGGGTGCGGAGCTCGACGTCCTGGTGGAGGGCTATCACCGGGAAGATGGACTTCTGTGGGGGCGATCGTACCGGGATGCCCCCGAGGTTGACGGGAGTGTCGTTGTCGCCGCACCGGAGGATGCCGTGACGCCGGGAGAGCGCATCCCTGTCGTTATTGAAGAGGCTCTGGGGTACGAGCTCAGGGGAAGGATACGGGAAGCATGA